tgttttcctgttcttgcttGGACTGGAGGATCGAGACCGTCtacctctgcttctgcttctaGAGCGCCTCCTCTCTCGGCTCCGGGATCTTCTTCTCTCTCGGCTCCGTTCCCTTTCTCTACTTCTGGAACGTCTGCCACagaacaaaactgtatttatttagcACGTGATCATTGTATAATTTTAGCCTGCTATTGAGGAACAGGTTGTAAAAGGAATCCAACAATCATCAAGACTACTAAGAGCTTACAAActccagcaccagcagccaggAACCATTTAATAAGCAAAAACGTTAAGCATACTAAAATCTATCATGAACAACAGCAAAGTAACTAATTATAGTGGAAGAACATCAATATTCAGATGACAGGCATTTTTATCTACTTTGATTGGAACTGATAAGTCATACCTTTGACGCTTTCTGTCACGCGATCGAGACCTTCTCTTGTCCCTACTGCGTGACCTCTCACGTCTACGTTCTCGATCTCTACTTCTAGAGCGTCTGTCTTCTCCACGTTTTCCTCTTTTGTCAGATGGAGAACGACTTCTAGAACGGCTACCGGAGCGTCCACGTGACGCAGAGCGCTTCCGATAATGCCTGCATTgcaaattcacaaaaaaagatgaacatGAGCATTAGAACAATTTAAAGGATATTTGCAGACAGGCcaaaaagaattatttatcTTAATTTGTAATCACCTTGCGAAACTGATTAATATACGTATACTCCTAATGATGCTGAAATTAGAGGGATTACTTGGTcatatttttgttctggttttagaGTACTACTATAAGCACATCATGAGAACACTAGAACATCAGGGACAATTTCCTTTATCTAGAACATCAAGAACACTGATTTCCATTATACATAGGAAAAGATGAAGACTCCTTGAAGCTATCTCAAAATTTGTCgaacaaataaaactgttcGTTGTTGCTTTTTATACGATATATGCTTTTTATCCAGGTAAGCTAGGTAAATTATACCTCTGCTCACTGGAAAAGCTGTCAAACTGCaattaaagaaacataaaaccCTGAGCATATGCGACACAGCAATAGTCAATGCCTTTACAATGCTGACAtcaaaagaaattctgcaaCATCATCAAACATCACAACAGAAGCTTTAAGAAGTTAGCAAGGTTTGAAGGGTATGTGACGGAGATGGGagtctctttttctcccctcattAATGCTCTCTTATCCCAACCACACTGTGGGAGAGAGTAGGGCTAGGAATTCTCTAGGAAACTCTTCAGCTGAGTGTACAAGTCACAGAGGGACCTCGATTGTGACCATCCCGACAAGCCTAGTAGCCAGGCTTGGGAagcaggaagaagcagagaaggcaagACCTCAAgccccccacctccttctttcccttccgTCACTGCCACGCAGGGTTGTATTACAGCAGTATCTGCACTAAAAATAATATAGTTTATTTCAGCACTTCGGTATATTTAGGTACCATGTACATTTGGAATCAGTACAGTAGCAGTATGATATCCATATACTGCCTATCAGCAGTATAACTGAATGCAAAGAACATCTGTCAGCGTTAGATATCtctaatttctttcccttctctgccacAAAACGCCACGGGATCTGCTCCATACTTCCCCCTTTCTAATCTTTTAGTTTTAGAaaactaaagatttttttttagttttcctctACAGTGTGCAATAAAGCTGAGTATATGATTTCAGGTTTCAAAAGCCCTAGTCTGATGAACGTTTCTTTACATCAACTCCAGCACATGCAGCCCACCCCACCCATCTCCACCCACCATTCACTCTCACCCTCTTACcatttcttcacttttaaaactttttgtaggtattaaaatagaaaactagTACAAGTTTAAACccattttttacattctttttagcccaaacagaaaaaactcgTCATTATCAGAAGAGAAGCTGTACTGTGATAATCAAGGGAGTCCTGCTAGCTTGAGTGTCAGCAGTTTGGCATTCAGTTCCCAGGAGATTTTGCAGCCTGAGTCTCTAACGGTGTCCTGTTGGCAACAAGTGCTGCCCTAGCTAGTCTGAAACTAATTTAGACATGGGAGTACCCAGCTCTTCACTGAATCACTAATTTGAATCCAAGCCGGTTGTTAAAATTTCAACTCATCTGCCTCTCTCAATATAAATCTCAGTTATGGATCTAGGAAGCTGTTATAGTCTAGGGACAACTGCATGCGGGACTATTGTGTCACCGTTTTAGTGTTAAAATCTGATGGTTAGATTAAACTAGGAGACAGAGATATATGCCACAACAGCAGTTGCAAATTATGGAGTTGGTTTAAAGCCTGATAGGTGTGAGCAGCTCCAAATCATCTAGCAGCACGGGCTTGACTCGAAACACACAAAGTACACGATCACATTACTGCTGAGTTGGTTACAACACCTAATAAGGTGTTTATACCAGCTGCGAGAGGACAAAAGACGTGTGATCTTgcataaacttaaaaaaaaacaagcaaaaacgTCTAATCCAGCTAAAAAAGCCTCCTTGGCTAATTACGCCGTTGCTATTATTGTCAAACAAGCTAGCAAAGGCCAGGTGGGCTCAGAGAGGCTCGGGGGTTCGTGCCCGTTAGCCCCGGCACCTCGGACCCAACGCCACGCACCGCAACCAGGCGCGGGTACCCCGCGGCCCCCCGCGCAGAGCCCTAACGCGCCTCCGGGCCCGCACACGCGGCCACGACCCGCGCCGGCTCCTCAGAGCGGCGGAGGGGAGCCGGGCAGCTCCCAGGGGAGCGCGGAGCCTCCGCGCAGCGCCTCGGCCGCGCCGCCCGACGGGGCCCTGAAGCCCGGCCCAGAGCCCCGagccacccagccctgccctcaCATCGAGCTCCTCGCTCCcgcgccgggcccggccccggggcctACCGTGGCGGCCCGCTGCCGCCCTTTGTTCCCCCCTACGCAGCCACCCGCACCGCGTCGCCGCCCGAGGGAGCCGCGAGCCCCGGCGCAGGCCAGGCCGGCCGCGGCGCTCCCGCTGCCCTCACCTGGACTCCCGgcccatggcggcggcggcggcggcgcggtcCCTGCGCTAGACGGCGGCGGCCATTCCGCGCCCCAGCGCCCGGGACGACGAGAGGCGCGGCGGGAAGCTGCCGCCCCCCCCTCTTCCTGCCCGCCGCCTCGCTGCGGCGCCCTCTGGCGGCCGGAGGGCGCAGCGCCGGGGAGGACGGGGGCAGCAAAACGGGCAGCGCCCCGAAACGGGCAGCAACAGGCAGCTGCCCGCCGTCCCGCTCATCGCAACCGCCCGGGCACAGGCCTCAGCCTTGTCCTCGCTGCCCAGACCAGGCGGGATTCCCGGTGCAAGGTGTCCGCCGTGCACCACAACCCCTCTTCCCGAGCCAGGACAAACCGCCAAGGAAGGGGGTAACAAATAtacttttaatagaaaacaatCGGTTTGGCAATAAACATTAAATAGAATTATGTACATGAACAGAGATaagttaaaaaaggaataagagGGATTCATGTCTCGACCAAAGGTGAAGCGGCGTCATTTAGCGCAAGCCCCTCCTGGCGCCATGCCCGTTCACCCAAGGGCAGGGAGGCTTCCTCCAGCCCTCCAGCCCACCCTGAAGCTATCGGACAAGAACAAGTGTTCGCGGGCTGAAAAGTTCCAGGTTAGGTCTCGCAGCAAGATTTCCTTCACTGCTTGAGAAGAAAACCCGCTTCATCTCTCCTTGCATGTAAGGACGGTGCAAGGGGTTGAGTGAACATACACGGCAGGTGGGTCAGCTCTTTTCTTAGTCTTTAGCTGATGAGGATTAAAATTCTTATGCTGAGGATTAAAAATTCATTGCTTTTTGCAGATGTTAGTACACGGtatttttgcaatttatttgtattatgtTTGGGCACATAAAGAGAGTCAGAACAAGTTAACTTGTGAGCAAACTCATTATTTACATATCTCAACCTTAATTTAAATGACAGCTATTTCAATTTGCTGAAAATCCTGTCTAATATAAACAAATTTAAAGcttctgaataaatatttgtgctAATAGACCTAAGTCAGAATCTTttgcagcccagccctggaTACCCGTAACATAATACTCACTGTAAAATaatcagtaaaaaaacccaaaaattgTCAAATCAAAACACAAGCTTCTTTTCATGtcacaaacatacatatatcTAATTTAGGAGTCAGAAATGCAGCGCTAAAATTATAGCAGGAagctttaacagaaaagaataagCAGAAAGCAGGGCCATTTACTTTAAGGAGGCATAATCAAACACTGCTGCTCCctaaaaaaatttctgcagaCAAATACCAAGACAAATAGGTGTTCCCCTATGCTAAAAAAAGGCATTGGCCTAGATTACCTGAAAGTCCAGATTCTAAACAGAAAACTACAGGTTGAAAATATTACCAAATTTAGCTTCAATACAAATTTTTACAGATCATCAGCATTTAAGTTGACTATTTGGAATGacacttctttcctttcactgtgcaAAATTCATATGGGATTGAAAACAAGAGCGTTTGTTGGCTTGCTACtttatccagtgacaggatTCATTTGTATTTGTCTTCCTTTCACCTATGTGGCTGGAcatccacagaaaaaaacacaaaatgctaTTGTCCCTTCATACATAGATCTTCATGTGGGAGTCAGCTCAAAgcactattttttatttcactgtcacTTGTAGTATATAGGATTTAAACAGGAATGGTTACTGTGATTTCACTGGGGCAATTTCAGAAACACACCAAAAAAGTTAACATAAATAGCTCTGCTGAATCAAAGACTGTATACTGTTGGGTTGTAGTATTACGCAGCAGGAGCAGAACTCCTCCGCAATTAAGATCCCGTTTACATGCAAATGTCTGGTAATAAACAGAGACAAGCTGCAGAAATTAATGTCATATTAAAAGTTGTCTTACGCAATCCTGCAAGGAGCTAGAAAAACAAATAGTTCCTTTGTAAGTTTTACATATACTAGAGCAAACATTGGATACTGCAGGTTGGTTGCCAATATATACAACTTTCCCCTCATGAGATGAACcgttaaaataacaaaaaggcATCAGAATGAAAGCACATGTCTGAGCTACACTAGGATTAGGCTGCTGGAAGCTCACAAACAGGTGAGATGAACAATTTCGTTTCTTCCTACTTTTTGATTAATGACATTTGTAAGCAACAggacttttttgttgttggttttgcttaGCTGTTTTGCACTAtaatcataaaaagaaattaatcacaATCACAACAAATAATGTATAGCAAGGCAAGGATTAGGACAACAAAGTGGCATGTTTCACCAACATTCTCCAGAAGCAGCTACTTGGTTCAACATTCTGAATTTGAACAACAGAATAcagggatttcttttatttagagCTGTCTTAAAAAAATGGGAACACCACAAAATGAGCAGTTCTTGTTAGCTATAGTCAtactggagagagagagagagatggttCTGCTGAAGgaattctcttctctttgttctcactgaaaagaacaaaggcaGCTTTGTAAATGTTTATGAAGGAGGCTGAGAAGGGCATCATCTAAACCAAATAAATCATCCACTGACACTTGCATCCTATTCTTCACATTTGTAATAGGCAGacacagtatttaaataaactgaacCAATACAACTGGCACTCTGCAaccctgctcttcctttcccaaaatGACTGGATTTAAGGCTCCCTTCAAGCATTCGAACAGGTAAGAATTTTAATGAAGGTTTAAACCTGTCTGCACAGTCAGACGTTAAAGGAATACAGTCCAGAAAGCTTTAGTGTAACTACTGCATTGAATTCTACAGCCATCATGGTACTTCAGAACCAAAAAGCAGAATAAGTTCATGGCAAAAGATAAAAGTAAAGAAGTAGACACAAAGGTCTGTGAAAACATCTCCCATTTTGCTGTAGGTGTCCATGGAGCGACTAATCACTTCTGCAGGGATTCCAGACAGTAAAAGAGCAGCAGTTAATACTGTCGTTTTCACCTTCTTCTcacactaaaagaaaaaaaaaaaacaaaacaaccagtATTATGTTAATTCTTCTGTTATAATCCAATTCTGCTTTACATGTCACGAATGTTGTGCCAATTTCACGCGCAGCCAGGCACATTCCAAATTCATCCGTAAGAGTAGCAGGTTTGGATTGATTCTTTCCAGTCACACTCCAGGATTCACAACACTTATCCTAGCTACAGATTCGTGCTGTGATGGATGCAATGGAGCTGTGTGAGAAGCTGGTTAACAGCAGATAAAATTCATCACAGATACTATGCCTACTTCACGCTGGCATTCCAAGCAGGCTGTAAAGtggggctgtgcagcagcttctgcatGAGTGGGAAGAGTCCCAGACAAGGGCAGCCTGGGTGTAAGAAGCCAAGCCAGGCATCTCCACTGCTGGAACAGGATCAATCTCTTCACACTACTTGGCAAAAAAATGCTTACTTTgctaacacagaaaaatgatttaGAATTGAAAACCAActgtttctttctattttagTCTGACTCCATTTGGCAACTTTATCCTCTGAACTCTGAAATGCCCAAAAGCCCTTTTGAAAGGCATTCTTCTGTCCTTAAGATGAGGAATCGCAGGGATGCAAAGTCTGACAGGCAGGAAAAGGTGATAGTGGCTGAAAATGTTGGTAATTTGATGATACTTGCTGGGTATCTTAATTTAATCCAATCTAAATTAAGCTTTCAAGAATCTTTCTAGGTTtcatgagagaaaaatgaaggataACAAGCTGATTGACCTCATCTGGGTATAAGTGCAGTAAAAGCAAGTTGTGGAAAGGAACCACCTCTTTAAATTCTGAAACTGAAGAGCTGATTTTAAAGACGGCAGAAACAAGATCAAAAAGATCTAGCAGATGAGCTAGTGCAAATCTAAGGCTAATTCTACTGTTTTGTGTTGTGAAACGTCAGTTTAGTATGACTACTATGAAGTTTAGTTTTCAATGATATACTTAACTACAAAAGAACTGCTGATTCATTCTGATTTTCGACAGGTAAtctattattctttttaaaatgcaaattttccCTTTCAACTATGGATTGAGCATCATTCAGTCCCGCTTTGCAGTGTAGACCTGATGAAATCATCAACCAAACAAATACTTCAGCACAATTAACTGGTGTAAATACATAAAGCAAGTGATAGAGCAAATCGTGCCAATAAGCAGCAAGTTTCACACACAAATAAATGTCTCATTTCAAGTTGCCATTCAAACGGATACTAGCAATGGAATGCAGAGCCCTTAAAACCCAAGGACTGTCTCATTTTTTAACGAACACCCTCCCAAATTTCGTCCAGGTATCACATGCAAAACAGCTGCTGACAGAGCAAACAGTAACCACAGAAGAGCATGGTctaggagaaaagcaaaagtttcCTAAAAACGTGAAAGAACTACCTGACTTTCCTGGTCAGATGCTTTTAATTAGGCTACACCTAAACAGGTTGCTAGTCCACATTTTcacagcaactttaaaaaagatttgGACTAAATCTGGGAAGATTAAAAACTAGTATAAACTATCGGCATTTGGTAACTCTCAATTCTACAGTTTAAAACAAGGGAAGAATACTTCACATGCATTGGTCCTAAAACAATACAATCTAAGCacaagtttaaatttaaaacatttcaaattaatctaattctgaaaaaaatattttacctttggAAAGTACTTGGACAGTCCCATGTAAGCAAGTTGTAGAGTAAGAAACGGTGCAAATATTGactgaaggaacagaaaagaatatacaaaaatTAACTTGGTCAGAAGTAATagtaagaaaacacagaaatttaatGCCTCCCAagtcataaaagaaaattagataagtaaaaaaaaaatttgtggaCAATAACAACAGTATTCTTGAATACTACAAACCTGAGTAGACAAGTTACATGTCAAAAATGAGGTTCTGCCTTATTTTCTTTGAGCCTAAAACCCTGAAATCGCAGAAGCGTACAGCAGCGTGTAAAAATGAGCCATGATCCAGGAGGTGGCAGGCCGTACCGGCCACACACCTCTGTACGATGTACTGGCAGACACCTGGAATACTGAGGAACTGCTTTTCTCAGAAGACTGATAAATGAGTAGGATCTGCTTATCTTGGGACAACTATTGTTGTTCTTACTCTATTATTCTTTGGTAGACTCCAAACTAGAAGAGCAGTTGACTCATGCTCACCAAGGTGGGAATAAACTTGCAGGGGACTTAAGCTGCAACAACTATTCCAGTGCTTCTGCTCCTCAAACCCAACGGACCAAACATGTGCTACTCTCAGCTGTTATACAGTGGCTGTGTTACCTGCCTAACACAGATTCATCTCAAAGAATTTAGACatttttttaggttttataCAGTTGTTGGAAATGTAAAGAGTGCCTGAAGTTCCCAACTCAGTCACTACTGATAGACTTCAGCCCTAGATAAAGGGTATTTCACAGTAAGTTTGCAGTAAACTAGCAACACAGAATAGGATTATTTGTTTCCCTGAACTCACCAAGTACTTGCACACAAAAGCCCTGACTGCGATGGCAAGCAGAGCACATCCCACCAATCTAAAAATGCGGAAAGAGTCAAACTCCTCCACTGCATTCCCATTCTCTTGGCTTGGCTTCTCATTCATCAGCTGGTTCCTCAGCTTCAGAGCTTCATCAAATCTGGATAAGTACTGGTCTAATCCATGTCTAGGTGGCCGTGGTGCAGCTTCAGATGGCAGTTCCCCTCTATTACGGTGACGGAGCTCACTTGTACCCTCATTGACAAGCTCTGGAGCTTTACCAAACAAGTCTTTATCCCCTTTGAGGTCTACCATGCTGCCTGCATGGTCAGCTGTGCCTGCCATATTACAGACAGAATCACCAAGCACAATTCGCTTGGAAACTGAAGGAATGGGAAGGGAGTTTGATTTATCTTGTTCGTGCTGAAGCCTTGATTCTGTGTGACTTTCATCATctaaagaagagaaacaaaaatacagagttaTGCACACCGGGTACATGGAACAACACTTTAGCCATACTGGACTGGGGTCCTGGGTTGATGTCTCCGCTTCCAAAGTGAAAAGACAGATTTATGATTAATAAATGTGCTAATTATTAATCACAAAGCCATTTGACATACCTGAATACAAGCaatcccattttaaaaagaaatgggcTCAGCTGATACACGACCTGCTTGTGTATCAAAGGAAAGGTTTACACTCAGATTTGGGTTACACCACAGACGATGATAACGAAAAGGGAAGAGCACAGCATGGACCAGACTGAAAACGCTCAGCAGCTTCaccaaaattatatttttacacAACTGGACTCGGCACACTCCTGGCTCCCCTCCACCAGCCTACAAAGAACCCTACATGTGCCACATACTTTGCATTGCAGGGCACTCTTCGGAAATGGCGCAGACACGAGACAGAAAGCTGTGCAATGCAGGTTGGAAGTTGAAGCTGTCAGTCAGCaatggagaaattaaaacattggACTTCCTTAAGCAACAACACTGCAcacacaagaggaaaatacatGGAGCAAcgtaaaaaaagacaaacacttAGAGAAAGTGAATCGCACAGAAGGAGCATTAAAGACTGACAAATGAGCAGGCAATAGAAGAACTGTACTTTGACTTGTTCTTCTCTATTGTCAGAGGCAAAGCAGTGTTAATCTGCTCTGTATCAAACCTGAAGACCCCATCTTACAGCAAAAGAGGTGATGCCagagaacaaaaaccaaaccgAGAGGCATGCAGAACAGGTCTGGTCCTACCAGAGAGAAGAACCAATGCTTAgagtatttttcagtattaaagcAGACTGATTCATGGCTTATGGGCACCCTTGTGAACTGAAATCTGAGAGCTCTTTCCCGACAAGACAGCCAGCCTCCTCGAAGTAtgtacagaaatataaatgacCTACCTATGAATCTGCAAGAAAATTCTGCATGCCAACCACAAACATCCAGTGACTGGTTATTATCCAGATGCGAGAAAACTTTGATATAAAAACACAGCTATGAAAGCAAGCAGTTACTGAATGAAAACGTGGGGGAGGCTCATCGTTTCTTCAACTAAGAAAAACTATTTGAAGTGAAATGACAGCTTGTCTGCTCGCGATGTAAGAACAGTAACAGGCCCAAAACCCCATCTCGGCACATTTCTGAGGTCACACATATTTCATCCGCGGGTCTCCCGAGGACCAGAGAAGGTTCGTGCTTCACTTAAAGCATCACTGAAACGAAAGATCGCACTGAGGGGCCAAACGACAGCCGCTGGGAGCCAGCCACTCCTGTCCCATGAGGAGACTGCAGGGAACGGTTACGGCAGGAGGAGGCCGCAGCCGGACCTTACACCGGGCCGGCAGCCCTCACaccgccgccgcagccccgccgccaccCGCCACAGAGCTCACCCTTGCCCGCCGCGGGCCGGTGGAAGCCCATGATGCGGTTGATCCGCTCCTCCGAGTTCATCAGCAGCTTTCTCCGCCGCAGCTCGGCTCGGCGCTGGGAGGCCGAGAGGCCGGCGGGGACCCCCGGGGTCGCGGgcgccgctcccgccccgccgccgtcCTCCATCCCCGGCAGAAAAGGCCGCGGCGCTACCTCAGCGCCGCACAATGGGGCCGCCCCGCCTCAGCGCGCAGGCGCCAGCACCGCCCGCCTCCAGCCGCTGAAGCAAGCGCCGCCATCTCGCGTAAGGGCAGGAGAACAGGGGGACGCACGGAGAGCCGTTCGCGCGCCGCGCTCTCTGACGGTACGGCGCCCGCACTGAAGATGGCCGCTCCGGCCTCGGAAGTGACATCACGGCGCGAGATGCGATGATGTCAGTGCAGTGAGGGGGcgggaagggagagagggggcGATGGCCGCGGGGCGGCGCCGGCCCAGCGGGGCTGAGGCGGCAGCCGGGGAGACGCCGCGCTGAGGGAAACCTGACTGACAGCTTCAGGGTAAGGGTTTTTGCATGCCTATAGGAAAAGCAAACCAGCAGTGACGTGACTTCATGCTCTGAGCGCTAGCGGGGGCCAGCTCCTTCCTTAGCTTGCTGAAAATTCTGGTTTCAGTAAACCTGGCAAATCCACCTTGCGTTCGGTGAGGAAAATCTGCTTAACAATACAATATAAACTAGTACAGGATGGTAACATTTTCCTTACCGTACGGAGAGATGAAAGCAGTGTTCTGTATAGGAACTTAAAGTATAAGTGAACATTCATGTGTCTAACCAAAGTAGTATTTACCTAACACTCTGTAACTAGAAAAACAACAGTTAAAATTGTGACCatacaaaagcagcagaacatcAGAGGTATTCACAAGGCTAAGTTCACAGAGCTGTTTAATTTGCAGCACACGATGTTTAAACTACAAAGTGCAAGCCCCCGTTGTGCTCCTCAGGCAGAACAGATGAGCGCGCTGAGGGGGAGCGCGGTGCTGGGTTTTGagattttctgttggaaaagctttgagtgctgctgtgcagctgaaTTTAGGAAGGTAATTTGTCATCTCATCTCTGGGCACACTCCAAACGAGGGAAGAGAATATGCTGTTTATTGGAGTGCCAGCAAACAGACGTTTTTACATGTACGTGAAAGGGATACACAACATACGGAAATGCCTTCTGGGGGACTGTTAGGCAGCACAGGTCAGCTTCCCAAATCATATTCCCAGTGTAGTGTCAATAGAGTAAGCAGCTGAAGGGATTGACTATGcatactgaggaaaaaaaacaagggaaCAAGGACCTCTCAAGGATTCCAGAATTACTTAACATTATAAAACAGGGAACATCTTCCGTTCTTTCTAGCAAGATACAGTTGGcataacattcatttttatgtacAATAAAATGTCCATCACACCTCTGCTTGCGTGACAAAAAGTGATAAAACTGGGCCACAGTATTCTTCCCTTAGCTGAACATTCACATAGCTAACACGCATAGCAAAAGTACCTGAAAGCCAAACCAAATGAAGACAGTGACGTGGATGCTTTCCATCAATACTTCAAACTAATTACCTTCAACATCCTTGACACTGAACGACTTGCACTCCTTAACTCACAGACTGCGCCACAGGCACTTCAATTAGAAGCAGGACTTGACTTCAAGATCCTGTACTTGGAATTCCAAAGACCAGTGCTAGGATGGCTGCCTGTTGAATGGCAAGCCACAGCCAGAGTGGtgaaattcagcagcagcaggacagattGTTACATGTATTGGGCAAAA
This portion of the Gymnogyps californianus isolate 813 chromosome 14, ASM1813914v2, whole genome shotgun sequence genome encodes:
- the CAMLG gene encoding guided entry of tail-anchored proteins factor CAMLG, coding for MEDGGGAGAAPATPGVPAGLSASQRRAELRRRKLLMNSEERINRIMGFHRPAAGKDDESHTESRLQHEQDKSNSLPIPSVSKRIVLGDSVCNMAGTADHAGSMVDLKGDKDLFGKAPELVNEGTSELRHRNRGELPSEAAPRPPRHGLDQYLSRFDEALKLRNQLMNEKPSQENGNAVEEFDSFRIFRLVGCALLAIAVRAFVCKYLSIFAPFLTLQLAYMGLSKYFPKCEKKVKTTVLTAALLLSGIPAEVISRSMDTYSKMGDVFTDLCVYFFTFIFCHELILLFGSEVP